The following coding sequences lie in one Daphnia pulex isolate KAP4 chromosome 1, ASM2113471v1 genomic window:
- the LOC124196686 gene encoding MAP7 domain-containing protein 1-like isoform X17, producing the protein MESPCNDPVSALQNTERQESCSATAAAAAAAAAASAVQREERSKVLRERQNEERQRKLEELKQQALATQKFREQQEEERRRRMEEQRLRDLERRTQVEERKKAILEAERERREAMLRRSEDRGIRQETKRRNERGSIAFAFGSSTPRMLEPVDSCSSYWGSRRATSTTNVMSASSHGRVTLNEATTPNGGGNNNKLRASSVFGLDQNQGDDLMTQSTSAVQGGRRKRTDLIPTIPIHRGEGDRSPRSPLYGSSSGASSSRGSVNRSTGLRSGDITPSSPTRPLSALSQVSSVSTTVASSSASISGHVRARTAPAGGRKPRPVSIAGTGMSLSEAARTSRASRENINSRERSKETKEKENERTRQTQPTPATTPRPARARSADMRKDNNNAATHKSSPEGALSQPSHAKRPNRDAGRHPSARETKTPVKATAEAPKSAKGVKTEEGAATTGKANNKSVAAAAAATKKADEEAVKAVELVQVTVPPADSQPESKEVVNVKVEESHDPTAVETLPAAAETEMISMTDSTASGDAPDVEILPPVTTTNNDVAVVSTPSEVSNVEGQVSVDSIPSGATTPSETGSVSGDSVPLSLTSRKIISSEEEAKAALAEKRRLAREQMEREAERERLRAEEERLLEEERQRQEELEQKLAEEEMDRMALEARQAEEERLQKAIEETQRREEEERLRREEEARQRVEKEQQDRKAREEAEKLRKENEERLRREEEERQERRKRVEAIMARTRGKSSGPGSSNNKSGNELNNAVSSDQSASDVTSVGMMNNSISQPDLLGDIVNKSTSNGSGGGNNSNGQSSLSPDDDSLMDDDTTKQKNNGFHLHHNHHHNNQHIDATDSSSSLASTTSDLPDISNVTANADSDSVNSIASTNNITAEVEPVEFLA; encoded by the exons ATGGAGTCGCCGTGTAATGATCCGGTCTCTGCTCTACAAAACACAGAAA GGCAGGAAAGCTGTTCTGCAAcagccgctgccgccgccgcagcagcagcagcgtcggcTGTCCAGCGGGAGGAGCGCTCCAAAGTGTTGAGAGAGCGACAGAACGAGGAGCGCCAGCGCAAGTTGGAGGAGCTGAAacaacaa GCGTTGGCGACGCAAAAATTTCGTGAACAGCAAGAAGAGGAACGTCGTCGCCGAATGGAGGAGCAGCGCCTACGCGACCTGGAACGGCGCACCCAGGTCGAGGAGCGCAAAAAGGCCATCCTGGAAGCGGAACGCGAACGACGGGAGGCCATGCTGCGTCGCAGTGAAGACCGCGGCATCCGACAGGAGACGAAGCGCCGCAACGAACGCGGATCCATCGCCTTTGCCTTTGGCAGCTCCACGCCGAGGATGCTGGAGCCTGTCGACAGCTGCTCAAGTTATTGGGGTTCCAGGAG GGCCACGTCAACCACCAATGTCATGTCTGCCTCCAGTCACGGACGCGTGACGTTGAACGAGGCTACCACGCCCAATGGCGGTGGCAATAACAACAAACTTCGAGCCTCTTCAGTCTTTGGACTTGATCAGAATCAAG GTGATGACTTGATGACGCAATCGACTTCAGCTGTTCAAGGCGGCAGGAGGAAACGGACGGATCTGATCCCGACGATCCCAATCCACCGGGGTGAAGGCGATCGATCGCCGCGCTCGCCTCTCTACGGCTCGTCGTCCGGCGCCTCGTCCAGCCGGGGATCCGTCAATCGCTCAACAG GTCTACGGAGTGGAGACATAACACCATCGTCGCCGACGAGGCCGTTGAGTGCCTTGAGTCAGGTGAGCAGCGTGAGCACGACGGTGGCTAGCAGCAGTGCCAGCATCAGTGGACACGTCCGAGCACGTACCGCTCCGGCCGGAGGCAGAAA acCACGTCCAGTAAGCATAGCCGGAACGGGTATGTCGCTCAGCGAGGCGGCTCGAACCTCTCGTGCCTCACGTGAAAACATCAACAGCCGCGAGCGGAGTAAAGAAacgaaggagaaggagaacgAGAGAACTCGCCAGACGCAACCGACGCCAGCGACAACGCCACGTCCGGCCAGAGCGCGAAGTGCTGACATGCGTAAAGACAACAATAACGCCGCCACACACAAGTCGAGTCCCGAAGGTGCTCTGTCGCAGCCGAGCCACGCCAAACGGCCAAACAGGGACGCCGGCAGACATCCGTCGGCCAGAGAGACTAAAACGCCCGTCAAAGCCACGGCCGAGGCCCCCAAGAGCGCCAAAGGAGTCAAGACAGAAGAAGGAGCTGCTACCACTGGCAAAGCTAATAATAAATCggtggcggcagcagcagcagcaaccaaaaAGGCGGATGAGGAAGCCGTCAAGGCGGTAGAACTGGTTCAAGTGACAGTTCCGCCAGCCGATTCCCAGCCAGAATCTAAGGAAGTGGTGAACGTCAAAGTTGAAGAAAGCCACGATCCCACAGCTGTTGAAACGCTTCCGGCGGCAGCCGAAACTGAAATGATTTCGATGACGGACTCTACTGCGTCCGGTGATGCTCCGGATGTTGAAATTCTTCCTCccgtcaccaccaccaacaatgACGTGGCTGTCGTTTCCACTCCGTCGGAAGTGTCGAACGTTGAAGGACAAGTCTCCGTCGACTCGATTCCGTCCGGAGCGACGACTCCATCGGAAACGGGCTCGGTATCTGGTGATTCGGTTCCTTTGTCGTTGACGTCACGTAAAATCATTTCATCTGAAGAGGAGGCCAAAGCGGCCCTGGCCGAAAAGAGGCGCCTAGCCCGTGAGCAGATGGAACGCGAAGCCGAACGTGAGCGCCTTAGAGCCGAGGAGGAACGTCTGCTGGAAGAGGAGCGACAGCGGCAGGAAGAGCTCGAGCAAAAATTggccgaagaagaaatggaccGGATGGCGCTAGAAGCTCGTCAAGCCGAAGAGGAACGCCTCCAAAA AGCCATTGAGGAAACGCAGCGCCGTGAAGAGGAGGAGCGCCTCCGCCGGGAGGAGGAAGCTCGCCAGCGGGTCGAGAAGGAGCAGCAGGATCGCAAGGCTCGCGAAGAAGCTGAGAAGCTGCGCAAAGAGAACGAGGAGCGTCTGCGtcgcgaagaagaagagcgacaGGAGAGGCGAAAGCGAGTTGAGGCTATCATGGCTCGAACGCGAGGCAAGAGCAGCGGTCCTGGGTCGAGCAACAACAAGAGCGGCAACGAGCTCAACAACGCTGTGAGCAGCGACCAGTCAGCCAGTGACGTGACCAGCGTCGGGATGATGAACAACAGCATCAGCCAACCCGATCTGCTGGGCGATATTGTAAATAAAAGCACGAGCAACGGCTCTGGCGgcggcaacaacagcaacgggCAATCGTCTTTGTCGCCCGACGACGACTCGCTGATGGATGATGACACCACCAAGCAGAAGAACAATGGCTTCCACCTCCACCACAATCACCATCACAACAACCAACATATCGACGCGACagattcctcctcctccctagCCAGCACCACCAGTGATTTACCAGACATCTCGAACGTCACAGCCAACGCTGACAGCGACAGCGTCAACTCGATTGCCAGTACTAACAACATAACCGCCGAAGTCGAGCCCGTCGAATTTTTAGCTTGA
- the LOC124196686 gene encoding ensconsin-like isoform X6 — translation MESPCNDPVSALQNTERQESCSATAAAAAAAAAASAVQREERSKVLRERQNEERQRKLEELKQQALATQKFREQQEEERRRRMEEQRLRDLERRTQVEERKKAILEAERERREAMLRRSEDRGIRQETKRRNERGSIAFAFGSSTPRMLEPVDSCSSYWGSRRATSTTNVMSASSHGRVTLNEATTPNGGGNNNKLRASSVFGLDQNQDDESNDRGQRQRGTQVVEWETRRRASEVMTSSPSTTTAVGNDTAKISALGQQHQQQQQQQPYYQYHHNYNRWSAGRPHTSSLFGAGCFFLGDDLMTQSTSAVQGGRRKRTDLIPTIPIHRGEGDRSPRSPLYGSSSGASSSRGSVNRSTGMSVSMSRLDQLSHHRRRLSQNQLPSPTTPLQPLHESEPQQPQPTASSSTTKTASNSSTRSSRPASRSHHPSAATTTTTTASSPSSPQGTIAARGNRSMSKSMSHLAPGRPSSSSANKAGAPSVDGSTPPPRNGATTTTTRAERLRQKARQHAPQRPQHGLRSGDITPSSPTRPLSALSQVSSVSTTVASSSASISGHVRARTAPAGGRKPRPVSIAGTGMSLSEAARTSRASRENINSRERSKETKEKENERTRQTQPTPATTPRPARARSADMRKDNNNAATHKSSPEGALSQPSHAKRPNRDAGRHPSARETKTPVKATAEAPKSAKGVKTEEGAATTGKANNKSVAAAAAATKKADEEAVKAVELVQVTVPPADSQPESKEVVNVKVEESHDPTAVETLPAAAETEMISMTDSTASGDAPDVEILPPVTTTNNDVAVVSTPSEVSNVEGQVSVDSIPSGATTPSETGSVSGDSVPLSLTSRKIISSEEEAKAALAEKRRLAREQMEREAERERLRAEEERLLEEERQRQEELEQKLAEEEMDRMALEARQAEEERLQKAIEETQRREEEERLRREEEARQRVEKEQQDRKAREEAEKLRKENEERLRREEEERQERRKRVEAIMARTRGKSSGPGSSNNKSGNELNNAVSSDQSASDVTSVGMMNNSISQPDLLGDIVNKSTSNGSGGGNNSNGQSSLSPDDDSLMDDDTTKQKNNGFHLHHNHHHNNQHIDATDSSSSLASTTSDLPDISNVTANADSDSVNSIASTNNITAEVEPVEFLA, via the exons ATGGAGTCGCCGTGTAATGATCCGGTCTCTGCTCTACAAAACACAGAAA GGCAGGAAAGCTGTTCTGCAAcagccgctgccgccgccgcagcagcagcagcgtcggcTGTCCAGCGGGAGGAGCGCTCCAAAGTGTTGAGAGAGCGACAGAACGAGGAGCGCCAGCGCAAGTTGGAGGAGCTGAAacaacaa GCGTTGGCGACGCAAAAATTTCGTGAACAGCAAGAAGAGGAACGTCGTCGCCGAATGGAGGAGCAGCGCCTACGCGACCTGGAACGGCGCACCCAGGTCGAGGAGCGCAAAAAGGCCATCCTGGAAGCGGAACGCGAACGACGGGAGGCCATGCTGCGTCGCAGTGAAGACCGCGGCATCCGACAGGAGACGAAGCGCCGCAACGAACGCGGATCCATCGCCTTTGCCTTTGGCAGCTCCACGCCGAGGATGCTGGAGCCTGTCGACAGCTGCTCAAGTTATTGGGGTTCCAGGAG GGCCACGTCAACCACCAATGTCATGTCTGCCTCCAGTCACGGACGCGTGACGTTGAACGAGGCTACCACGCCCAATGGCGGTGGCAATAACAACAAACTTCGAGCCTCTTCAGTCTTTGGACTTGATCAGAATCAAG ATGACGAAAGCAACGACCGCGGGCAACGACAGCGGGGGACTCAAGTCGTTGAATGGGAAACTCGGCGTCGAGCGTCAGAAGTGATGACGTCGTCCccttcgacgacgacggccgttGGTAACGACACAGCCAAGATCTCGGCTTTGggccaacaacaccaacaacaacaacagcaacagccatACTACCAATACCATCACAACTACAATAGGTGGTCGGCTGGTCGACCTCATACAAGTTCACTCTTTGGTGCCGGATGTTTCTTTCTAG GTGATGACTTGATGACGCAATCGACTTCAGCTGTTCAAGGCGGCAGGAGGAAACGGACGGATCTGATCCCGACGATCCCAATCCACCGGGGTGAAGGCGATCGATCGCCGCGCTCGCCTCTCTACGGCTCGTCGTCCGGCGCCTCGTCCAGCCGGGGATCCGTCAATCGCTCAACAGGTATGTCGGTCTCGATGTCGCGATTGGATCAATTGTCGCACCATCGCCGTCGACTCTCGCAAAACCAATTGCCCTCCCCCACCACTCCCTTACAGCCCTTGCACGAATCCGAGCCCCAACAGCCACAACCAACGGCCTCCTCCTCTACTACCAAAACGGCCTCCAATTCCTCCACACGGTCGTCTCGACCCGCATCCCGATCGCACCACCCGTCGGcggctacaacaacaacaacaaccgcgtCGTCTCCGTCGTCTCCCCAAGGAACGATTGCAGCACGAGGCAATCGCAGCATGTCAAAAAGCATGTCCCATTTGGCTCCTGgccgtccttcttcttcttcggctaaTAAAGCCGGCGCTCCATCGGTCGACGGCTCGACTCCTCCGCCACGTAAtggcgcaacaacaacaacaacgcgaGCCGAGCGTTTGCGCCAGAAAGCGCGGCAGCATGCACCGCAACGCCCTCAACATG GTCTACGGAGTGGAGACATAACACCATCGTCGCCGACGAGGCCGTTGAGTGCCTTGAGTCAGGTGAGCAGCGTGAGCACGACGGTGGCTAGCAGCAGTGCCAGCATCAGTGGACACGTCCGAGCACGTACCGCTCCGGCCGGAGGCAGAAA acCACGTCCAGTAAGCATAGCCGGAACGGGTATGTCGCTCAGCGAGGCGGCTCGAACCTCTCGTGCCTCACGTGAAAACATCAACAGCCGCGAGCGGAGTAAAGAAacgaaggagaaggagaacgAGAGAACTCGCCAGACGCAACCGACGCCAGCGACAACGCCACGTCCGGCCAGAGCGCGAAGTGCTGACATGCGTAAAGACAACAATAACGCCGCCACACACAAGTCGAGTCCCGAAGGTGCTCTGTCGCAGCCGAGCCACGCCAAACGGCCAAACAGGGACGCCGGCAGACATCCGTCGGCCAGAGAGACTAAAACGCCCGTCAAAGCCACGGCCGAGGCCCCCAAGAGCGCCAAAGGAGTCAAGACAGAAGAAGGAGCTGCTACCACTGGCAAAGCTAATAATAAATCggtggcggcagcagcagcagcaaccaaaaAGGCGGATGAGGAAGCCGTCAAGGCGGTAGAACTGGTTCAAGTGACAGTTCCGCCAGCCGATTCCCAGCCAGAATCTAAGGAAGTGGTGAACGTCAAAGTTGAAGAAAGCCACGATCCCACAGCTGTTGAAACGCTTCCGGCGGCAGCCGAAACTGAAATGATTTCGATGACGGACTCTACTGCGTCCGGTGATGCTCCGGATGTTGAAATTCTTCCTCccgtcaccaccaccaacaatgACGTGGCTGTCGTTTCCACTCCGTCGGAAGTGTCGAACGTTGAAGGACAAGTCTCCGTCGACTCGATTCCGTCCGGAGCGACGACTCCATCGGAAACGGGCTCGGTATCTGGTGATTCGGTTCCTTTGTCGTTGACGTCACGTAAAATCATTTCATCTGAAGAGGAGGCCAAAGCGGCCCTGGCCGAAAAGAGGCGCCTAGCCCGTGAGCAGATGGAACGCGAAGCCGAACGTGAGCGCCTTAGAGCCGAGGAGGAACGTCTGCTGGAAGAGGAGCGACAGCGGCAGGAAGAGCTCGAGCAAAAATTggccgaagaagaaatggaccGGATGGCGCTAGAAGCTCGTCAAGCCGAAGAGGAACGCCTCCAAAA AGCCATTGAGGAAACGCAGCGCCGTGAAGAGGAGGAGCGCCTCCGCCGGGAGGAGGAAGCTCGCCAGCGGGTCGAGAAGGAGCAGCAGGATCGCAAGGCTCGCGAAGAAGCTGAGAAGCTGCGCAAAGAGAACGAGGAGCGTCTGCGtcgcgaagaagaagagcgacaGGAGAGGCGAAAGCGAGTTGAGGCTATCATGGCTCGAACGCGAGGCAAGAGCAGCGGTCCTGGGTCGAGCAACAACAAGAGCGGCAACGAGCTCAACAACGCTGTGAGCAGCGACCAGTCAGCCAGTGACGTGACCAGCGTCGGGATGATGAACAACAGCATCAGCCAACCCGATCTGCTGGGCGATATTGTAAATAAAAGCACGAGCAACGGCTCTGGCGgcggcaacaacagcaacgggCAATCGTCTTTGTCGCCCGACGACGACTCGCTGATGGATGATGACACCACCAAGCAGAAGAACAATGGCTTCCACCTCCACCACAATCACCATCACAACAACCAACATATCGACGCGACagattcctcctcctccctagCCAGCACCACCAGTGATTTACCAGACATCTCGAACGTCACAGCCAACGCTGACAGCGACAGCGTCAACTCGATTGCCAGTACTAACAACATAACCGCCGAAGTCGAGCCCGTCGAATTTTTAGCTTGA
- the LOC124196686 gene encoding MAP7 domain-containing protein 1-like isoform X12, whose product MSVGVGMGIGRGHVTLGHGVNLTGSNATPGSGVDGLDGGGGSEHDQISPTWSVQCWDTLGDQVDHLILLPERALTMDSGWLQADLAEILAHSVIGHGRGDGSSSGRDYSVTPFLSHPHERSSSSHDGSDSWFPHSRRRSLDWSLVNSSAGQPQSPFVAIATSADPGQESCSATAAAAAAAAAASAVQREERSKVLRERQNEERQRKLEELKQQALATQKFREQQEEERRRRMEEQRLRDLERRTQVEERKKAILEAERERREAMLRRSEDRGIRQETKRRNERGSIAFAFGSSTPRMLEPVDSCSSYWGSRRATSTTNVMSASSHGRVTLNEATTPNGGGNNNKLRASSVFGLDQNQGDDLMTQSTSAVQGGRRKRTDLIPTIPIHRGEGDRSPRSPLYGSSSGASSSRGSVNRSTGLRSGDITPSSPTRPLSALSQVSSVSTTVASSSASISGHVRARTAPAGGRKPRPVSIAGTGMSLSEAARTSRASRENINSRERSKETKEKENERTRQTQPTPATTPRPARARSADMRKDNNNAATHKSSPEGALSQPSHAKRPNRDAGRHPSARETKTPVKATAEAPKSAKGVKTEEGAATTGKANNKSVAAAAAATKKADEEAVKAVELVQVTVPPADSQPESKEVVNVKVEESHDPTAVETLPAAAETEMISMTDSTASGDAPDVEILPPVTTTNNDVAVVSTPSEVSNVEGQVSVDSIPSGATTPSETGSVSGDSVPLSLTSRKIISSEEEAKAALAEKRRLAREQMEREAERERLRAEEERLLEEERQRQEELEQKLAEEEMDRMALEARQAEEERLQKAIEETQRREEEERLRREEEARQRVEKEQQDRKAREEAEKLRKENEERLRREEEERQERRKRVEAIMARTRGKSSGPGSSNNKSGNELNNAVSSDQSASDVTSVGMMNNSISQPDLLGDIVNKSTSNGSGGGNNSNGQSSLSPDDDSLMDDDTTKQKNNGFHLHHNHHHNNQHIDATDSSSSLASTTSDLPDISNVTANADSDSVNSIASTNNITAEVEPVEFLA is encoded by the exons ATGAGCGTCGGAGTGGGAATGGGGATAGGACGGGGTCATGTGACGCTGGGTCACGGTGTCAACCTGACTGGTTCCAACGCGACTCCCGGTTCTGGCGTCGATGGCCTggacggcggcggtggcagTGAACATGACCAAATCAGTCCGACGTGGTCGGTGCAGTGCTGGGACACGCTGGGCGATCAAGTGGATCACTTGATCCTGTTGCCCGAACGGGCTCTGACGATGGACTCGGGTTGGCTGCAAGCCGATTTGGCCGAGATTCTGGCCCATTCCGTCATAGGTCACGGCAGGGgtgacggcagcagcagcggtagGGACTATTCAGTGACTCCCTTCTTGTCCCACCCGCACGAACGCTCTTCTTCGTCCCATGACGGCTCCGATAGCTGGTTCCCTCACAGCAGGAGACGCTCTTTAGACTGGAGTTTGGTCAATTCTTCAGCAGGCCAGCCACAATCTCCTTTTGTTGCCATAGCCACATCAGCCGACC CAGGGCAGGAAAGCTGTTCTGCAAcagccgctgccgccgccgcagcagcagcagcgtcggcTGTCCAGCGGGAGGAGCGCTCCAAAGTGTTGAGAGAGCGACAGAACGAGGAGCGCCAGCGCAAGTTGGAGGAGCTGAAacaacaa GCGTTGGCGACGCAAAAATTTCGTGAACAGCAAGAAGAGGAACGTCGTCGCCGAATGGAGGAGCAGCGCCTACGCGACCTGGAACGGCGCACCCAGGTCGAGGAGCGCAAAAAGGCCATCCTGGAAGCGGAACGCGAACGACGGGAGGCCATGCTGCGTCGCAGTGAAGACCGCGGCATCCGACAGGAGACGAAGCGCCGCAACGAACGCGGATCCATCGCCTTTGCCTTTGGCAGCTCCACGCCGAGGATGCTGGAGCCTGTCGACAGCTGCTCAAGTTATTGGGGTTCCAGGAG GGCCACGTCAACCACCAATGTCATGTCTGCCTCCAGTCACGGACGCGTGACGTTGAACGAGGCTACCACGCCCAATGGCGGTGGCAATAACAACAAACTTCGAGCCTCTTCAGTCTTTGGACTTGATCAGAATCAAG GTGATGACTTGATGACGCAATCGACTTCAGCTGTTCAAGGCGGCAGGAGGAAACGGACGGATCTGATCCCGACGATCCCAATCCACCGGGGTGAAGGCGATCGATCGCCGCGCTCGCCTCTCTACGGCTCGTCGTCCGGCGCCTCGTCCAGCCGGGGATCCGTCAATCGCTCAACAG GTCTACGGAGTGGAGACATAACACCATCGTCGCCGACGAGGCCGTTGAGTGCCTTGAGTCAGGTGAGCAGCGTGAGCACGACGGTGGCTAGCAGCAGTGCCAGCATCAGTGGACACGTCCGAGCACGTACCGCTCCGGCCGGAGGCAGAAA acCACGTCCAGTAAGCATAGCCGGAACGGGTATGTCGCTCAGCGAGGCGGCTCGAACCTCTCGTGCCTCACGTGAAAACATCAACAGCCGCGAGCGGAGTAAAGAAacgaaggagaaggagaacgAGAGAACTCGCCAGACGCAACCGACGCCAGCGACAACGCCACGTCCGGCCAGAGCGCGAAGTGCTGACATGCGTAAAGACAACAATAACGCCGCCACACACAAGTCGAGTCCCGAAGGTGCTCTGTCGCAGCCGAGCCACGCCAAACGGCCAAACAGGGACGCCGGCAGACATCCGTCGGCCAGAGAGACTAAAACGCCCGTCAAAGCCACGGCCGAGGCCCCCAAGAGCGCCAAAGGAGTCAAGACAGAAGAAGGAGCTGCTACCACTGGCAAAGCTAATAATAAATCggtggcggcagcagcagcagcaaccaaaaAGGCGGATGAGGAAGCCGTCAAGGCGGTAGAACTGGTTCAAGTGACAGTTCCGCCAGCCGATTCCCAGCCAGAATCTAAGGAAGTGGTGAACGTCAAAGTTGAAGAAAGCCACGATCCCACAGCTGTTGAAACGCTTCCGGCGGCAGCCGAAACTGAAATGATTTCGATGACGGACTCTACTGCGTCCGGTGATGCTCCGGATGTTGAAATTCTTCCTCccgtcaccaccaccaacaatgACGTGGCTGTCGTTTCCACTCCGTCGGAAGTGTCGAACGTTGAAGGACAAGTCTCCGTCGACTCGATTCCGTCCGGAGCGACGACTCCATCGGAAACGGGCTCGGTATCTGGTGATTCGGTTCCTTTGTCGTTGACGTCACGTAAAATCATTTCATCTGAAGAGGAGGCCAAAGCGGCCCTGGCCGAAAAGAGGCGCCTAGCCCGTGAGCAGATGGAACGCGAAGCCGAACGTGAGCGCCTTAGAGCCGAGGAGGAACGTCTGCTGGAAGAGGAGCGACAGCGGCAGGAAGAGCTCGAGCAAAAATTggccgaagaagaaatggaccGGATGGCGCTAGAAGCTCGTCAAGCCGAAGAGGAACGCCTCCAAAA AGCCATTGAGGAAACGCAGCGCCGTGAAGAGGAGGAGCGCCTCCGCCGGGAGGAGGAAGCTCGCCAGCGGGTCGAGAAGGAGCAGCAGGATCGCAAGGCTCGCGAAGAAGCTGAGAAGCTGCGCAAAGAGAACGAGGAGCGTCTGCGtcgcgaagaagaagagcgacaGGAGAGGCGAAAGCGAGTTGAGGCTATCATGGCTCGAACGCGAGGCAAGAGCAGCGGTCCTGGGTCGAGCAACAACAAGAGCGGCAACGAGCTCAACAACGCTGTGAGCAGCGACCAGTCAGCCAGTGACGTGACCAGCGTCGGGATGATGAACAACAGCATCAGCCAACCCGATCTGCTGGGCGATATTGTAAATAAAAGCACGAGCAACGGCTCTGGCGgcggcaacaacagcaacgggCAATCGTCTTTGTCGCCCGACGACGACTCGCTGATGGATGATGACACCACCAAGCAGAAGAACAATGGCTTCCACCTCCACCACAATCACCATCACAACAACCAACATATCGACGCGACagattcctcctcctccctagCCAGCACCACCAGTGATTTACCAGACATCTCGAACGTCACAGCCAACGCTGACAGCGACAGCGTCAACTCGATTGCCAGTACTAACAACATAACCGCCGAAGTCGAGCCCGTCGAATTTTTAGCTTGA